The following are encoded together in the Paludisphaera mucosa genome:
- a CDS encoding DUF1559 family PulG-like putative transporter → MKRSRGFTLIELLVVIAIIAVLIALLLPAVQAAREAARRAQCVNNLKQLGLAMHNYVSSNNVLPAMVTFLGPSYLPQPNGPGWGWCAGWPIAIAPNLELQTLSSAFNFNMQADDASNSTIGYTAVASLLCPSENLAQRPGAPWAPLSYHGNMGGPGVIEAWTGTIVPNYSNFPIPNGWGWPGQNQAYFGLQSISDGTSNTALISEKLLGLAGNPIVNPGGNNGRRGYFKVAHASFNEPPAVATNDAMTFLNACKSAPATTNSFSSAPTGQYWTFGYPWNVGNNAYTHFNTPNGMSCVDNQGNGDGPDNGGVNGIVTATSNHSGGVNVGMADGSVKFIKDSISVPTWWALGTRNSGEVISSDSY, encoded by the coding sequence ATGAAGCGAAGCCGAGGCTTCACGCTCATCGAGCTGCTCGTCGTCATCGCCATCATCGCGGTGCTGATCGCCCTGCTGCTCCCCGCCGTCCAGGCGGCGCGCGAGGCGGCCCGCCGCGCCCAATGCGTCAACAACCTGAAGCAGCTCGGGCTGGCGATGCACAATTACGTCTCGTCGAACAACGTGCTGCCGGCCATGGTCACGTTCCTCGGCCCCTCGTATCTGCCCCAGCCGAACGGCCCCGGCTGGGGCTGGTGCGCCGGCTGGCCGATCGCCATCGCCCCCAACCTGGAGCTGCAGACGCTCTCCAGCGCGTTCAACTTCAACATGCAGGCCGACGACGCCTCGAACTCCACGATCGGCTACACGGCCGTCGCCAGCCTGCTCTGCCCCTCGGAGAACCTGGCGCAGCGGCCCGGCGCGCCCTGGGCGCCGCTCAGCTATCACGGCAACATGGGCGGCCCCGGCGTGATCGAGGCCTGGACCGGGACCATCGTGCCGAACTACTCCAACTTCCCGATCCCCAACGGCTGGGGCTGGCCGGGGCAGAATCAGGCCTACTTCGGCCTGCAGTCCATCAGCGACGGCACGTCCAACACGGCCCTGATCAGCGAGAAGCTGCTCGGCCTCGCCGGCAACCCCATCGTCAACCCGGGCGGCAACAACGGCAGGCGGGGCTACTTCAAGGTCGCCCACGCGAGCTTCAACGAGCCCCCGGCCGTGGCGACGAACGACGCCATGACGTTCCTCAACGCCTGCAAGAGCGCGCCGGCGACGACGAACTCGTTCAGCTCGGCCCCGACCGGCCAGTACTGGACCTTCGGCTATCCCTGGAACGTGGGCAACAACGCCTACACCCACTTCAACACGCCCAACGGGATGTCGTGCGTCGACAATCAGGGCAACGGCGACGGCCCGGACAACGGCGGCGTGAACGGCATCGTCACGGCCACCAGCAACCATTCCGGCGGCGTCAACGTGGGCATGGCCGACGGCTCGGTGAAGTTCATCAAGGATTCGATCTCCGTCCCGACCTGGTGGGCCCTCGGCACCCGGAACAGCGGCGAGGTCATCTCCTCCGACAGCTACTGA
- a CDS encoding XylR family transcriptional regulator, with protein MAVLVETSMAYGREMIHGVAQYLQENEPWTIFFEHRSLQDPAPPWLADWRGDGIITRMAPQLSEVVLKSGIPTVDVDDQGPKSPMPNIQSDHEAIGALALAHLRQQGCERFAFVGHPHFGWSVRRRDGFVAAARAAGRRCDEYYSENPVSWGHQQASWEAETEKLASWLGGLPKPLGVMACNDFVGVQALDACRRAGLAVPDDVAIIGVDNDVLACELAYPPLTSIIPACRRIGYEAAALLDVLMKRGRPCRERLDVPPLGVAVRHSTDITKKVGDPLVAKALRLIRERACDNLCVEDVLAHVGVSRSALQRRFRATLNRTVHDAIAEARLRLAKQLLVETDLPLPDVAHRSGFAHAEYMSAAFRLATGSAPGAFRRENRKPHAQA; from the coding sequence GTGGCGGTCCTCGTCGAGACGTCGATGGCCTACGGCCGCGAGATGATCCACGGCGTCGCCCAGTACCTCCAGGAGAACGAGCCCTGGACGATCTTCTTCGAGCACCGCTCGCTGCAGGATCCGGCCCCGCCGTGGCTGGCCGACTGGCGAGGCGACGGGATCATCACCCGGATGGCCCCCCAGCTCTCCGAGGTCGTCCTGAAGTCCGGCATCCCCACGGTGGACGTCGACGACCAGGGGCCCAAGTCGCCCATGCCGAACATCCAGAGCGACCATGAGGCCATCGGCGCGCTGGCCCTGGCGCACCTCCGGCAGCAGGGTTGCGAGCGGTTCGCGTTCGTCGGCCATCCCCACTTCGGCTGGTCCGTCCGCCGCCGCGACGGCTTCGTCGCCGCGGCCCGCGCGGCGGGCCGCCGGTGCGACGAATACTATTCCGAGAACCCCGTCTCCTGGGGGCACCAGCAGGCGTCGTGGGAGGCGGAGACCGAGAAGCTGGCGAGCTGGCTCGGGGGCCTGCCGAAGCCGCTGGGCGTGATGGCCTGCAACGACTTCGTGGGCGTCCAGGCGCTCGACGCGTGCCGCCGGGCGGGCCTCGCCGTGCCCGACGACGTGGCGATCATCGGCGTCGACAACGACGTCCTCGCCTGCGAGCTGGCCTATCCGCCGCTCACCAGCATCATCCCCGCCTGCCGGCGGATCGGCTACGAGGCCGCCGCCCTGCTCGACGTGCTGATGAAGCGCGGGCGGCCGTGTCGCGAGCGGCTGGACGTCCCGCCCCTGGGCGTCGCCGTCCGGCACTCGACCGACATCACCAAGAAGGTCGGCGACCCGCTCGTGGCCAAGGCCCTGCGGCTCATCCGCGAGCGCGCCTGCGACAACCTCTGCGTCGAGGACGTGCTGGCCCACGTCGGGGTGTCGCGAAGCGCCCTGCAGAGGCGGTTCCGGGCGACCCTGAACCGGACCGTCCACGACGCGATCGCCGAGGCCCGCCTTCGGCTCGCCAAGCAACTGCTGGTCGAGACCGACCTCCCCCTGCCCGACGTCGCGCACCGTTCCGGGTTCGCGCACGCCGAATACATGAGCGCCGCGTTCCGCCTGGCCACCGGCTCGGCCCCGGGGGCCTTCCGCCGCGAGAACCGCAAGCCGCACGCCCAGGCCTGA